The segment TTTGGAGAAGGGAAGGTTGCTGGTAAGCATAACCGTGCCCCTCTCGTAGCGATCGGCCAGCAGAGTGAACAAAACCTCCATCTCTTCTCTTTCCTGTTGCACATAGCCAAGATCATCAATGACTAAGGCTTCAAAATTAGCCAGCCTTTTCAGAAGACGAGGAAGCTGCAATTGCCGTTTGGCTAAGAGCAACTCCTGAACCAGGATACTACAGGGGGTAAAGTATACCCTCCTTACTTTTCTGCGAATAAGCTCCTGGCCTATGGCACATACCAGGTGGGTTTTGCCACTTCCGGGGTTCCCGAACAGGAGGACATTTTCTCTGCGATCCACAAAGGAACCCTCCAGCAGAGTACTCACCTGATGAGCCACTTTGCGAGGCAACCTCTTGAGGTCAAAGGATTCGATGTTTTTCTCAACCGGCAATTTTGACTCTCGCAAAAGGCGTTCTATACGTTTATT is part of the bacterium genome and harbors:
- a CDS encoding ATP-binding protein, producing MPEKEDILLATYLKQLYLATIRECYQQVALKAQQESLSYSQYLLELVELECTTRHNKRIERLLRESKLPVEKNIESFDLKRLPRKVAHQVSTLLEGSFVDRRENVLLFGNPGSGKTHLVCAIGQELIRRKVRRVYFTPCSILVQELLLAKRQLQLPRLLKRLANFEALVIDDLGYVQQEREEMEVLFTLLADRYERGTVMLTSNLPFSK